Within the Agromyces ramosus genome, the region GGGCGCCTTCAGCACGAGGTCGACCCAGCGCCGCCCCATGGTGCGCTTGCCGGTGTCGTCGTCGGCGTTGGCGCGGCGATGCGCGCGGCTGCCGGGCTTCGGCACGAGGCGCCTGCCGAACACGCCCATGAGCGCGGGCAGGAGCGTCACGGCGCCGGCGACGGCGATGAGCACCGCGAAGGCCGCGGCCACGCCCATGACGCTGAGGAACGGGATGCCCACGATCAGCAGGCCGAGCAGCGCGATGATGACGGTGAGCCCCGCGAAGACGACCGCGCCGCCCGCGGTCGCGACCGCCTCGGCCGCACTCTCCTCAGGGTCTGCTCCGCGGGCGAGTTGCGTTCGATGGCGCGACAGGATGAAGAGGGCGTAGTCGATGCCGACCGCGAGGCCGATCATGACCGCCAGCATGGGGGCGGTGCTCGACACGGTGGTGAACGCCGCGGTCAGTGAGATCCCGCCGAACGCGGCGGCGACGCCGACGAGTGCGGTGAGCAGCGGCATGCCGGCCGAGAGCAGCGAGCCGAAGGTGATGAGCAGCACGACGCCCGCGAACAGCACGCCGAAGACCTCGGTGATGGTGAGGCCGAAGGTGGTGTCCTGGAACACCTCGCCGCCGAAGGCGACGGTGAGGCCTGCGTCACGACCCGGGTCGCCGGTGGCCGTGACGGCCTCGACCGACTCGGGCGTGACGTCGGTGGTGGGGCCGTCGAACTGCACCTGGATGTAGGCGGTGCGCGCATCGTCGGAGACCTGGTCGCCCGCGTACTCGTCGAACGGCCCGAGCACGTTCGCGACGCCGTCGACCTGCTCGAGCCCGGCCTCCATGGCCGCGATCGCGCTGCGGTACGGCTCGGATTCGACGGATGCCCCATCTGGCGCCTCGACGACGGCCTTCGCCGATGCGCCAGACGTCTGCGGGAACACGGCGGCGAGCTGGTCGATCGCCGTCTGCGACTCGGTGCCGGGGATCGCGTAGGACTCCTGGAGCTGGCCGCCGAGCCCGAGCCCGGCGCCGAGGAGCGCGCCGAGTGCGAGCACCCAGGCGGCGATGACGTACCAGGCCCGCCGGAAAGCGAACCGGCCGATGCGGTGGAGGAGGAGTGCCACGGGTGTGTCTCTCAGTCGTTGCGAGGGCGGGCAGCGGGGTGCGCGGGGGCGAGGAGTTCGGCGAGCACGGCGCGCATCGCCACCTGCATCTCGTCGTCGGCGAGCAGCTGGTCGTCGTCGACGAACGAGCGGCCGGCCGTGAGCAGGAATGCCGCGCCGCCGAGCGCGACGCCGAATCGCACCTGGTCGGTCACGCTCTCGCGCTGGTCGCTGATGGCCTCGGCGAGCCGGCGGACCGCCGCGTTCGCCCTGGCGATGATCGGCAGGTGGGAGAGGCTCGGCCCCTGGATGATGAAGACGTGCACGGCCTGCCGATTCTCGATGAGCAGGTCGACGATGCGGTCGACGAGCCGCCGGCGACGTTCGCTCGAGCGACCGGAGATGAAGTCGTCGAGCACGGCCTCGAACTCGGCGATGGCCGGCTCGATCGCCGCCTCGAGCAGGGCTTCCTTGGAGGCGTAGTGGTAGAGCACGCTCGATTTGGAGTAGCCGGCACGGTCGGCGATGTGCTGCAGCGACGAGGCGGCGAAGCCGACGGTCGCGAATTGCTCGAGGGCGGTCGCGCGCAGCTCTTCACTGGCGCGCACGCGGGACGACGGTTGGGCATCGGCTGGCATGACCTCGACCGTACTTGACCGATCGGTCAGCTTCTGCACGATCGGTCAGATTCACGGATGACTCCCAGCGGCAGCACCCCGCGCGGTAGCGTTGCGGCATGCGCAAGTACCTCTTCAGCGGAGCCGTGATCACCGCCGTCATCAGCGGCATCGGTGTGGTGCGTACCACCCTTGCCGGGCCTCGCGACTGGCGACTGCTGCTGATGTGGGTGTCGTGGGCCGCCAGTCTCGCGATCGCCATCGGCACCGTCTCCGAAGAGACGAAACGCCCCGATCTGGGCGAATAGCCGCACCGGCCTCGCACTGCGCGGCGTGTCTTTCGCGTTCCCACGGGACGTGCCCGAGACTGGGACGAACGACCCGAAATGCCACGCACCGACTGAGAGGGGCCACCGATGTTCCGCCGCTGGCGCCGCGCACGGCTTGCCGCACAGGCCTCTGCCCACGCTGCTGCACCGACGCCGCGCCCCACCGCGGCCGACCTCCGCGGCGAGCACATCTTCGAGCTCCTGAACGCCAGGCTCTCGGAGTTCATCGGGCCGGGCGGCGGCTGGTCGCTCGTGCGTCGCACCGACGGCGACACCGACCGCATCTTCCACGCGATGCTCACGCACCAGATCGCGGCAGAGCTCACTCGCGCGATCCTCGACGAGCGCGACACGGTCGCCCACGTCGTGCCCGCGGGTGAGGAGTCGATGGTGCTCGGCTGGGAGCCCGCACCGCTCATCGTCTGGGCCGACCCGGTCCCTGCGCCGGCCGACGCCGCCGACGACCCCCGCGACGGGCGCCGAGCTGCCGACGATCGGCGCGAACGCCCGCCTCGAGGCCCGCGCCGCCTGACCGCCCGGCGCCGCCGATCCAAAATCGCCGTGCGATTGTTGTACGGCCGCAGCGCGAAGCCGCTCTTCCGTCCCTCGTAGCGTGATTCACGGGCA harbors:
- a CDS encoding TetR/AcrR family transcriptional regulator codes for the protein MPADAQPSSRVRASEELRATALEQFATVGFAASSLQHIADRAGYSKSSVLYHYASKEALLEAAIEPAIAEFEAVLDDFISGRSSERRRRLVDRIVDLLIENRQAVHVFIIQGPSLSHLPIIARANAAVRRLAEAISDQRESVTDQVRFGVALGGAAFLLTAGRSFVDDDQLLADDEMQVAMRAVLAELLAPAHPAARPRND